The Pseudomonas sp. Marseille-Q3773 DNA window GCCCTACTGACCATCCATCTTTTTTTGCCCGGGTAAACACAACGTTCATTGCGCTTCGGGTGACTAATTCCGTATAGGAATAGCGTCACCCAGGAGTTTGCATGAAACCGCTCAAAGCTCGCGCAACCGTTATTTGCCGCCACGCCAAGCACGCCCACAAATGGCTCTGGGTCAGGAAACCCAAGGCCGCGTGGACCCTGCCGGGTGGCAAGGTCGAACCGGGTGAAACGCCGCTACAGGCTGCCGAGCGCGAACTGCTGGAAGAAACCGGCCTGCAGGCGCAGAGCTTGATCCTGTTGATGCGCCATGAAACGCCAGAACGGGTGCATTATGTATTCGAGGCGGAGTTCGCCGATGCGCCCCACCCCACCGCCCAATGCGAAATTGCCGACTGTTGCTTCGCCCACATCGACCAGGTGCCGGTGCTCAAGGATGACATCAAGCTGCTGATTCGCTCGTTACTGGCCTGTGACCAGGCGATCGCCGCTTCCATTCGCTAGCGCCTGGCACCGGCCCGGGCATGCTCAGGCGTGCACGCTCCACTGGCAGGCATCGGCCTCGATCGGCAATTCGTCGATGGCGTGGATCATGCCGCTTTCCAGCGCCTCGCGCGGGCCGAGAATGCGTGGATAGGCCATCAGGTAGCGCGGCACGTCCAGCACCTCGCTGCCGCCCTCGGTACGCTCGGCGACAATCTGCGCATACAGGCGCAGGTCATAATCCAGGCTCATGGCATATTCGGCCATGCGCGAATGGTCCACCGAACCGTGCAGGGTCCAGTGAAACGGGTGGAACAGGAATTTGCTATGGGCGCAGGCAGTACGGCGCTCGCCCGCCAGGAACAGGATGTTGCCCATCGACTCCACGGTTCCCAGGTTGTGCGTGTGCAGCGGGATCGGCAGCCCGCGCAGGAAATTGTACAAGGTGAAGCCATAGCTGCATTCACCGCCCATGGTGGCGATGTTCAGCTGCAACAGCTCGGCGCCCTGTTGCAGGGCCTTCGCACACGTGCTGATGAGGTTGCCGCAGGTGGAGGAGTTGATCGGGCCGGTAAAGTGAATGATGTGTCTGGGCATGCTTGCCTCCGAGGGTTGGCGGTATTCATTCCAGTGAAATGGGCAGGCCGTCAGTCTGCGGGCGGGTCAGGTCGCCGCTCCCGGCTTTCTTCTCGCTCGCCCATGCGTTGGTACTGCTTGCGCAGCGCATGCAGTTCGGCCGGGTCCATGTCTTCCAGGTCGAGCAGCGCCTTGTGCGCGCGTCTGGTCGTGCGCAGCAGTTCGTCAATCTTGATATGCAGTTCGTCGTTGTCGCGGTTTTGCGTGTTCTGGATGAGGAACACCATCAGGAACGTGACGATGGTGGTCGACGTGTTGATGACCAGCTGCCAGGTGTCGTTGTAATCGAACAACGGCCCGGTCAGGGCCCAGCCCATTATCAGCAACAGGGCAATGGCGAAACTCAGCGGGCGGCCGGTCCAGTTCGCCAGCCATTGCGCGAAACGGTCGAATTTCATGGCATCGCTCCTCACCGTGACCACAGCTGGGGCAGCGTTCATGGCCCTCGGGCTGCTAAAAAGATGGAATCGCAAGGGGCGGCAAAGTTCCATCCGGCGCAGGGTGCGCCGTCGATCAATCCTGCTTGAACCCTCGTACAGCTGCGCCGGTCGCAATTGATGAACCGGTGCAACAAGGAATTAGGAGGCAGCGTGAGCGAAGTGCGCATTGGCATTTCAGGATGGCGCTACGGCCCCTGGCGCAAGGATTTCTATCCCAAGGGCTTACCCCAGGACGACGAGCTGGCGTTTGCTTCACGGGCGGTCAATACCATCGAAATCAATGGGTCGTTCTATAGCCTGCAGACGCCAGAGCGCTATCGCAGCTGGGCCCAGGCCACCCCCGATGATTTCGTTTTTGCGGTCAAGGCGCCCCGCTACATCACCCATATACGGCGCCTGAAAAACATCGAACAGCCGATGGCCAATTTCTTCGCTTCCGGGCCCCTTCTGCTCGGGGACAAGCTTGGGCCGTTCCTGTGGCAGTTTCCGCCCAACATGAAATTCGATGAGGCACTGTTCCAGGCGTTTCTGGAACTTCTGCCGCGTGACCGCGCCGCTGCGCGCCGCTGTGCCGAGGGTTGCGCCGAGCGCCTGCAAGGGAACGGCGGCGCGGCCATCGAAGGCAATCAGCGCCTGCGTCATGCAGTGGAAATACGCCATGAAAGTTTCTTGTGCGAAGCCTTCGTCAAGCTGCTGCGCAAACATCAGGTGGCCCTGGTGGTCGCCGACAGCGCCGGTAAATGGCCCTATGTCGAAGACGTGACGGCCGACTTCGTCTACATGCGCCTGCACGGCGACGTCGAGTTGTACAGCAGCGGCTATACCTCGCGGGCGCTGCGGCGCTGGAAGGAGCGCATCCAGTTCTGGAGCGAAGGCGGCCAGGCCAGCGACGCCGAGCTGATCGTGCCAGGCCCGCCACCGGATGCTGCGGCCCGTGACGTCTATTGCTACTTCGACAATGACCAGAAAGTGCATGCCCCCTACGACGCCCGGCGCCTGCTGGAAAAACTGCACCTGGATCACCACCTGATGACCGAACCCGGCGTGGAACCCGAGGTGGACCTGTGAACAAGACCTTGCCCACGCCCCGTTGCATCATCGACAAGATCACTGCCGTGCACCGGCTGAACGTGCTCACCCTCAACGTGCACAAGGGGTTCACGTTCTTCAACCGGCGTTTCATCCTGCCGGAACTGCGCGAGGCCGTCCGCGCCACCGGCGCCGATCTGGTGTTCCTGCAGGAAGTGCATGGCAGCCACCAGCAGCATGCCGTGCGCCACCCGGCCTGGCCGGACACGCCACAGTACGAGTTCCTGGCCGACAGCATGTGGCCGCAGTTCGCCTACGGGCGCAACGCCGTCTATCCCCACGGCGACCATGGCAATGCTTTGCTGTCGAAGTTCCCCATCACCCGCTTCGACAACCTGGACGTTTCTGTCCACGGCAACGAACAGCGCGGCCTGTTGCATTGTCAACTGGAGGTGCCCGGCCATGAACAGGTGCACGCAGTGTGTGTGCACCTTGGCCTGCGCGAGGCCCATCGGCAAAGCCAGGTGAAGCTGCTGCTCGAGTTGCTCGACCGCTTGCCGGCTCACGAGCCGGTGATCATCGCCGGGGATTTCAATGATTGGCGGCTCAAGGCGGACGCGGTGCTGTCCGAGCGCCTGGTCGAAGCCTTTGGCGAGCGCTTCGGTACCCCCGCCCGCAGTTTCCCTGCGCGCATGCCGCTGTTGCGGCTGGACCGCATCTACCTGCGCAACGCCATGCCCGGCAAGGCGCAGGTGCTGTCCAGCTACCCGTGGTCGCACTTGTCCGATCACGCCCCTCTGGCTGCGGAGATCTCGCTGTGAAAAGACCCTGGGTGGATGGCAACAGCGTCGAGCTGTTGATCAATGGCGAGGCATTCTACCCCCGCGTTTTCGAGGCCATCGGCCAGGCGCGCGAAGAAGTCCTGCTGGAAACCTTCATCATCTTCGACGACAAGGTCGGCCAACAGCTGCAACGGGTGCTGATCGATGCGGCACGCCGCGGCGTGCGGGTGGAAGTGGTGGCCGACGGCTATGGTACCGCAGACCTGCCGGCCAGCTTCATTGCGGCGATGACCGATGCCGGGGTGAGCTTTCATCTGTTCGACCCCCAGCCGCGCCTGGCGGGGATGCGCACCAACCTGTTCCGGCGGCTGCACCGCAAGATCGTGGTCATCGACGGCGAGCGGGCGTTTATCGGCGGTATCAACTACAGCGCAGACCATCTGGGCGATTTCGGGCCCATGGCCAAACAGGACTATGCCGTGGAAGTCACCGGCCCGGTGGTGGCGCAGGTGCATGCCGTCAGCCGTCGCCTGCTGTCACCTGTGCTCGAACCGCCCAGCGAGGTACGCCCGGTCACCGCGCCGACTGGCGATATCACTGCCGTGCTGGTCGAGCGTGACAATGGGCAGCGCAGCACCGCCATCGAAGCGTATTACCTGGAAGCCTTGCGCAGTGCCCGCAAACGCGTGGTGGTGGCCAATGCCTACTTCTTCCCCGGTTATCGGCTGCTGCGCGAGCTGCGCAACGCCGCCCGGCGCGGTGTCGAGGTGACCCTGATCCTGCAGGGCCAGCCGGACATGCGCTGGGTCCGGGCGCTTTCCCGGCTGCTGTACAACTACTTGCTGCGCGACGGTGTGCGCATTCACGAGTACTGCGAAAGGCCCCTGCACGGCAAGGTTGCACTGGTCGACGATGAGTGGGCGACGGTCGGCTCGAGCAACCTCGACCCATTGAGCCTGGCCTTCAACCTCGAAGCCAACCTGTTCATTCGCGACCGCCGCTTTACCGAGCGACTGCACCAGCACCTGACCTCGCTGGCCAGCCAGCAATGCAAGCCCGTGACGCTCGAGCGCATGGTGCGCGGCTACTGGTGGCGGGCACCGCTGATATTCCTGTGCTTCCACGTGATCCGCCAGTTCCCGCGCATTGCCGGCTGGTTGCCTGCCCACCGCAAGCGCCTGAAGTCGTTGCAGCCGGAAGTCGAGACGCAAGGCAACCTGCACGAGGGCAATACCTGATGGAGCGAAAGCGTTGGCATACCTGGGCAAAGCGCCTGTTCACCCTGCTGTTCCTGGTTCTTATCCCGGTGCTGCTGTTCACCCTGGCGCGCAACCTGGACTGGAACGAAGTGCGGCAGTCCTTGCTCGCCTACAAGCCTGGCAGCCTGGCGATCGGGCTGGCAATGGCGCTGTGCAGTTTCCTGATCTTCGCCAGCTACGACCTGCTGGCGCGCACCTATACCGGCCATAGCCTGCCCGCGCGGCAGGTGCTGCCGGTGGCTTTCGTGTGTTATGCGTTCAACCTCAACTTCACCACCTGGGTCGGCGGTGTGGCCTTGCGTTACCGGCTATACAGCCGGCTGGGGCTGGACACGCCAACCATCACGCGCATCCTCACCCTCGGCCTGCTGACCAACTGGATGGGCTACATGCTGCTTGCCGGCGGTGTGTTCGCCTTGCGCCTGGTAGAGCTGCCGTCCAGCTGGCCGGTCGGCACCGGCGGGCTGCAACTGATCGGCTTCGTACTGCTGGCCATCACCGTCGCCTACCTGCTGGCCTGTGGCCTGGCCAAGAAGCGTACCTGGCAATGGCGCGACCATGAATTGACCTTGCCTTCCCTGCGCCTGGCGTCATGCCAGGTGGCGCTGGGTGCCAGCAACTGGGCGGTGATGGCGTTGCTGATCGACTGGCTATTGCCTGACCAGGCGTTCTACCCGGCGGTTCTGGGCGTGCTGCTGATCAGTTGCGTGGCGGGCGTGGTGGCGCACATCCCGGCCGGGCTGGGCGTGCTGGAAACGGTTTTCCTCGGCTTGCTGCACGGCCAGTTCGGCCAAGGCAGCCTGGTGGCGGCCCTGCTGGCATACCGCACGTTGTATTACCTGATCCCGCTGGTGCTGGCGGTGATGACCTACCTGGTACTGGAAAAGCGCGCCAAGGCCATGCGCCGGCGCGAAAAAACGGCTTGATTATCGACAACGGCCCAAGGCCGGGAGGTGACCATGCGAATTGCCTGGGTGACACTGATGCTCATGAGCCTGGTCAGTGGCAAGGTGCTGGCCGAAGCCTGCGACGTGATGACCCGATCCTCCAGCGAAGCGGTGCGGCCAGTGGAGCAGCACACCTGCTACACCTACGGCAACATGCCGCCTGAAGCGATCAATTGGTCCTGCAGCAACCAGAGCAAGGACATGCTCAGTGCCGAGAAGCGCAAAGTCGCGCGCTGCGCCGATGGTAGCGTCGGCAGCTGCATTGCCCCGCTGACCCAGGAAGCCTTGGCCAACCCCAAGGCCGCGGGGAATGAGCAGCCTTCCACCCGCCCGGCCTTGCCCAAGGATGCCCGGGTGGTGACCTACTACTACGACACGCCGAGCCTGGGCCAGGCGCGAATGGACTGCGAGCGCAGCAATGGTATCTGGCAGACCCATTGAAGCTACTCATGGGGCTGCCGTGCGCTCCTTCGCAGGTGCACCCGCGAAGGAGCGCAAAGCGGTCCCTTTCAACTGCGCTCATCACGGCGAAATCGGATCGCTCGCCGGGAAGGTTTCATCCAGTGCATTGTCGACACTGCTTTCTTTCGGCTGCGCTACCTGGGCGCAGTTGCAGCCGGGCATGCGGCAGGGTTCGCCGTTGCGATGCCCGGTAGCGCAGGCTTCACAGCAGTAAGCCTTGCCATCCAGGGGCGCGGCATCGACCGTACAGGTACATTCCTGGCAGGCACAGCGTAATTCGTTCATGGTTTGCCCTCCTCGTCCTGGTCGATCACATCGTCCGTCCACGGTTCGCCATCCAGCGGCGCGGAGCGGGCCAGCTCGGCTTCATCGAGACCGATGCCGCCGCCGATCTCGTCGGCGTCCACGTGGCGCAGGGACTTGTCCGCCGGACCGCCATGGCCAGGTTCGTGCGGGTCACGCGCGCCCGACTCGTCGAACAGGGTGTCCGGGCTGAGGTCGTCGTAGCTGACGTTGTCTTCGTGCAAACTGTCGCCCAGCGTCTCGCCACCGGTCATGCCACTTTCGGCGACGCGGCGGGCCGGGAACTCGTGGGCGACTTCCTGCGGCGGCCGCTCATCACCCGCCCGTCCTTCGCGGTCGTCAAGGCGATCACTGAAGTCCAGTTCATGCACGCTGCCCATGCGGTCTTCGGTATCGTCGATCTCGGTCGGCGTGTAGGGTTTGGGGTCATCAGGTGTGGACATGGTTGTCTCCCTCGGTTGGCTTACTCATGGTCGACTACGCCAAGCGCCGGAAGATTCAGAGTTTCTTGCAAACCTGCAGCGGCTTTTTTGAACTCCCCCGGCCCCAGCTGCCTCCCAACGATAAGACAGCGAATCGCCCCGGAGCCTGCCATGGCCAAGCCTCTCGAGGAATACGCGCGCAAGCGCGATTTCAACGCCACCCCCGAACCCAGTGGCAAGCACAAGCGCGCCCGGCGCGCCCATGCCCTGCAGTTCTGCATCCAGAAGCACGATGCCAGCCACCTGCACTACGATTTCCGCCTGGAACTGGACGGCACGCTGAAAAGCTGGGCCATTCCCAAAGGCCCATCGCTCGACCCCAAGGTGCGCCGCCTGGCCGTGCATGTCGAAGACCACCCGCTGGACTACGCCGACTTCGAAGGGCACATCCCCGAAGGGCATTATGGTGCCGGCGACGTGATCGTCTGGGATCGCGGCATCTGGGAGCCGGAAGGTGACGCCCGCGAAGCCTACGCCAAAGGCAAGCTGCGTTTCCGCCTGCAGGGCGAAAAGCTCAGCGGCGTCTGGAACCTGTTCCGCACCCACCTGGCCGGCAAGAAGGAGCAGTGGATGCTGGTCAAGTCCCATGACAGCCAGGCGCGCAGCGAAAGCGAATACAGCATCGTCGACGCGCAGCCGGACAGCGTGCTCAGCGACCGTACCCTGCTGCCCAAGCGCAGCAGCGGCAAGCCGGCCAAGGCCAAGCCGGCAGCCGGCAAACGCGCGGCCACCGGTAAAGCTGCGCCGTTGCCAGACCTGTTGCAACCGCAGCTGGCCACGCTGGTCGACTCGCCACCGGCAGGCGACTGGCGCTACGAAGTGAAGTTCGACGGCTACCGCATCCTGGCGCGCATTGACGGCGATGACATCCGCCTGTTTACCCGCAACGGCCATGACTGGAGCGCGAAAATGCCGCGCCAGGTGGCTGCCCTGCGTCAGCTTGGGGTTGATTCGGCCTGGCTGGATGGCGAGATGGTGGTGAACAACGAGCAGGGCGTGGCGGACTTCCAGGCGCTGCAGAACGCGTTCGATACCGACCACGACGAACAGATCACCTATTACCTGTTCGACCTGCCGTTTCTCGGCGGCCGTGACCTGCGCCAGGTGCCGCTGCAGGACCGCCGCGAAACGCTGCGCCAACTGCTCGAAGCCAGTGAGTCGGACAACCTGCTGTTCTCAGCCGATTTCGACCAGCCGGTGGAGGCACTGCTGGACAGTGCCTGCCGCCTGGACCTGGAGGGGCTGATTGGCAAACGCGTGGACAGTACCTACGTCGGGCGGCGTAGTGCCGACTGGGTCAAGCTCAAGTGCAAGAAGCGCCAGGAGTTCGTGATCGTCGGCTATACCGAGCCGAAAGGTAGCCGCAATGGCTTCGGTGCCCTGCTGCTGGCACTGCATGACAACGACAGCGGTGAGTTGCGTTACGCCGGCAAGGTCGGCACCGGCTTCAGCGCCACGACGCTGGATAGCATCCATGCGCGGCTCAAACCGCTCGAAACTGCCAAGCCCGCCCTGCCCAGGCCGCCTACCGGGGCCGAGGCCCGGGGCGTGCACTGGCTGAAGCCGCACCTGCTGGCCGAGGTGGCCTACGCGCAGATGACCCGCGAAGGGATCGTGCGCCATTCGGTATTCCACGGCCTGCGTGACGACAAACCGGCCACCGCCATCGACCTGGAGCGCGCCATGCCCGGCAACACCCTGCCCAAATCCAAATCCAAAGCAAATACCAAAACCAAGCCCGACAAGGCCCCGGAGCAGTTCGGTGACTTGCGCCTGACCCACCCTGAGCGTGTTATCGATGCCAGCAGCGGCGTTACCAAGCGCGACGTGGCGGAGTATTACGCCGAGGTCAGCCAGTGGATCCTGCCGCAGCTCAAGGACCGCCCGGTGGCCCTGGTACGCGCCCCTGAAGGGCTGGCGGGCGAGTTGTTCTTCCAGAAAAACGCAGGCCAGCTGCACATCCCCAACGTGCTCAGCTATGACAAAGCCGAAGCCGGCCAGGCCGCGATGATCATCAATCGTCCCGACACCCTGCTGGGCGCCGTGCAGATGAACATGCTCGAACTGCACACCTGGAACGGCACCGACAAGGACTTCGACAAGCCCGACCGCTTCGTCCTCGACCTCGACCCGGACCCCGCCCTGCCCTGGAAAGCCATGCTGGAGGCCACCCAGCTGACCTTGACCCTGCTCGACGAGCTGGGCCTGAAGGTGTTCCTGAAGACCAGCGGCGGCAAGGGCATCCATGTGGTCGTGCCGCTGACGCGCAAAGCCAGTTGGGACGAAGTGAAAGACTTCAGCCACGCGATCGTCAATTACCTGGCCAAGCTGTTTCCCGAGCGCCTGAGTGCTGTGTCCGGGCCGAAGAATCGCGTGGGGCGCATCTTCATCGACTACCTGCGCAACGGCAAGGGCGCCACTACTGCCTGCGCCTACTCGTTACGGGCGCGCGAGGGGTTGCCGGTGTCGGTACCGATCTGGCGGGAAGAGCTGACCCAGCTGAAGGGCGCCAACCAATGGAACATCAACAATCTGCGCGAGCGCCTGGCGGAAGTCGACGACCCCTGGGCGGACATGGGCAAGGTGCGTCAGTCGATCACCGCGCGGATGCGCAAGCTGCTGGGCCAGTAATACGCGGGCCCGGCAGCTTGATGCCAGTCAGGAGGCCTTGCGCGTGCGCTTGGCGGGCTTCTTCTCTGCCGCCGGCTTTTTCTTGCCGGCTGCCCCACCCTTGCCGCCCAGGCTGCGCTTGAGCAGCTCGGTAAGGTCGATGATATCGGCACCTTTTTCCGTGCCGGTTGCCTCGCCTGTCTCCACTGTTTCGATCTTGCCTTTGCTGGCCTTTTCTTCCACAAGGTCAAGGATGGTCTGGCGGAAGGCGTCATGATACTCGTCCGGCGACCAGGCACCGGTCATGTCCTCGACCAGCCGTTTGGCCATGTCCAGCTCGCGCTTGTCCACCTTGGCCTCGGTGACGCTGCTGTCCAGCTCCAGGGTGTCCAGCCCACGCACCTCTTCCGGCCAGCGCAGGGTAATCATCACCAGCGCCTCATCCAGCGGCCGCAGCAAGGCCAGGTGCTGGCGGGTATGCAACACCACCGTGGCCAACGCCACCTTGCCGGTGCTGGCCAGGGTTTCACGCAGCAATGCGTAGACCTTGCCGCCACGCCGGTCGGGGCTGAGGTAGTAAGGCGTGTCGAAATGCTGCAGGGGAATATCGCCGGCGTCGACGAAGGAAAAGATGTCGATGGTCTGCGTCGCCTCGGGGCGGGCCTTGCGGATCTCTTCCTCGCTGATCACCACATAGCGGCCCTTTTCGTACTCCACCCCTTTGACGATGTTTTCCTTGTCGATTTCCTTGCCGGTGACCTTGTTCACCCGCTTGTAGCCCACCGGTTCCATGCTGCGCTTGTCGAGCCAGTCGAAGTCCACGCGCTCGGTGCGCACTGCGGTATTCAGGGCCACAGGGATGTGCACGAGGCCAAAGCTGATGGCGCCTTTCCAGATTGCCCTTGCCATGAATCTGCCCCCCAAGGGTTGCCTTGCCGATACCACAAGTGACTGCACCCAGCCGTGAAGGTTTAGCCGGCCAGCCCTATGGCAGCGGATTGCCGCCAGTCACGCCGAACACCTCGCCAGTGATGTAGCTGGACTCCTGGCTGGCCAGCAGCACGTAGACCGGTGCGCACTCGGCCGGCTGGCCGGGGCGCTTCATTGGCGTCTGGGCGCCGAATTCGGGGATTTTCTCCGGCGGCTGGCCGCCACTGGGCTGTAGTACCGTCCAGATCGGCCCCGGGGCCACGGCGTTGACCCGGATACCGCGTTCGATCACCTGCTTGGCCAAGGCCTTGGTGAAGGCAACGATGGCGGCCTTGGTGGTGGCATAGTCGAGCAAGGTGGCCGATGGCTGGTAGGACTGGATCGAGGCCGTGTTGATGATGGTGGCGCCCGCCGGCATCAGCGGCACCGCGGCCTGGCACAGCCAGAACAGCGCGTAGACGTTGGTTTTCAGGGTGTGGTCGAACTGCTCGTGAGTGATCTGGCTGATGTCCTTGCGCGCCTCCTGCTTGCCGGCGACGTTGACCAGTATGTCCAGGCCGCCGAGCTGCTCGTGGGCCTGCTCGACCAGTTCCTTGCAGAACTGCTCGTCCTTGAGGTCGCCGGCAATCGCAACCACCTTGCGGCCTTCGGCTTCGATCAGCTTGATCACCTCGCGGGCATCGGGCTGTTCGATGGGCATGTAGTTCAGCGCGATGTCGGCGCCTTCGCGGGCAAAGGCGATGGCGACTGCGCGGCCGATACCGGAGTCTGCGCCGGTGATCAGCGCCTTGCGCCCGGCCAGGCGGCCGAAGCCCTTGTAGCTGGCCTCGCCGTGGTCGGGCTTGGGCTGCATGTTGACGTCCAGGCCCGGCGCGGGTTGACCCTGGGCCGGGAACGGTGGGTGCGGATACTGGGTCAGCGGGTTCTGCATGCTGAACTGGTCTTGGGGTTTGTTGGGCATGGGGCTACTCCTCTGCTGAAACCGGGCCGGCCCGCAAAAGGGCCGATACCGGTTTCGAGGACAACCCCTGGTCGATGTTTGCTCAACCTGGCGCCAGCGCCGACCAGCGGTCACATCTGGCTGAACAACACCCGCTTGAATGCCTCTGCCGCCAGGTGCACCTGCACCGCCCAGTCCCCGGCCGCATCGCTGCCGGCATCGTCGGAGATGTATTTCAGGCAGACGAAGGGAATGCCTTCGCTGCGCGCGATCAAGGCCAGCACATAGGCCTCCATGTCGACCACGTCGTACGGTGCGTCGCCGTGGCTGATCTCGAAACTGTCGCCGCTGCCGCAGGTTTCCACGGGCAAGCCGGGGATCACCACGCCATGCTCCAGCAGCACCGGAATATCCGACAGCGGCGTTTCATAACGGGCGAAGCCCAACGGGGTCACATCCATGTCACGCTGCACGAAGCGGTTGCAGCACACCACTTCGCCTTTGCCGTGACGCAGGCTGCCAGCAGACCCCAGGTTGACGATCAGCCTGGGTTTGCTGGCGGCGATGGCCCGTGTCAGGGCGATGGCGGCATTGACCTTGCCGATGCCGGTGAACACGGTGTTCATCCCGGCGAACACACTGCCTGCCTCGGCCTCGAGGGCAAAGACGAACAAGGTGTCAGCCAGTGAAATATCAGGGAATTGCTGGGTCAGCATCATGGTGCGGGGGGTTCCGGGTGGCTGGCAAAGGGTGCCGCCATTGTCGTTCAACCCTGCGCGATTGCAAGTGCCGAGGGGTTGTGAAGAGGGTATTTGCCGCCCTCCGCCATTACCTGATCCATTACCAGGCGTAGTGCTTGCGGCATGGTTTTGCCGCTGGCGCGGGCGTGCGCGAAGCAGGCCAGCTGGCGGTCTGCACTGGTGCCTTCGGCCACGATCCGGCGCGCATGCAGCATCGCGCGCTCGGCGTCTGCCGTGTCCACGGGAAATGCCTCCTGCAACTGGGCGAGCCAGCCGTGGGCGGAAACAGGCTGCTGTTGCCGCTGGCCGATGAAAGTGCCATGGCGGCCATGGCGCATGGCACGCCAGTAGTTTTCTTGCGCGACCCAGCGCAACTCGCGAGTCAGTGGCTCGGGGTCGTGCCCCCAGCGCACGCAGTGCTCGACAATATGCCGGAACAACCCGGCGATACACAGTGCATCTTCCAGGTCCGGGCACGCATCGCAGATGCGCAGCTCGACGGTCGGGTAGCGCCGCGACGGGCGCACGGCCCACCAGAAGTC harbors:
- the ligD gene encoding DNA ligase D → MAKPLEEYARKRDFNATPEPSGKHKRARRAHALQFCIQKHDASHLHYDFRLELDGTLKSWAIPKGPSLDPKVRRLAVHVEDHPLDYADFEGHIPEGHYGAGDVIVWDRGIWEPEGDAREAYAKGKLRFRLQGEKLSGVWNLFRTHLAGKKEQWMLVKSHDSQARSESEYSIVDAQPDSVLSDRTLLPKRSSGKPAKAKPAAGKRAATGKAAPLPDLLQPQLATLVDSPPAGDWRYEVKFDGYRILARIDGDDIRLFTRNGHDWSAKMPRQVAALRQLGVDSAWLDGEMVVNNEQGVADFQALQNAFDTDHDEQITYYLFDLPFLGGRDLRQVPLQDRRETLRQLLEASESDNLLFSADFDQPVEALLDSACRLDLEGLIGKRVDSTYVGRRSADWVKLKCKKRQEFVIVGYTEPKGSRNGFGALLLALHDNDSGELRYAGKVGTGFSATTLDSIHARLKPLETAKPALPRPPTGAEARGVHWLKPHLLAEVAYAQMTREGIVRHSVFHGLRDDKPATAIDLERAMPGNTLPKSKSKANTKTKPDKAPEQFGDLRLTHPERVIDASSGVTKRDVAEYYAEVSQWILPQLKDRPVALVRAPEGLAGELFFQKNAGQLHIPNVLSYDKAEAGQAAMIINRPDTLLGAVQMNMLELHTWNGTDKDFDKPDRFVLDLDPDPALPWKAMLEATQLTLTLLDELGLKVFLKTSGGKGIHVVVPLTRKASWDEVKDFSHAIVNYLAKLFPERLSAVSGPKNRVGRIFIDYLRNGKGATTACAYSLRAREGLPVSVPIWREELTQLKGANQWNINNLRERLAEVDDPWADMGKVRQSITARMRKLLGQ
- the clsB gene encoding cardiolipin synthase ClsB, with protein sequence MKRPWVDGNSVELLINGEAFYPRVFEAIGQAREEVLLETFIIFDDKVGQQLQRVLIDAARRGVRVEVVADGYGTADLPASFIAAMTDAGVSFHLFDPQPRLAGMRTNLFRRLHRKIVVIDGERAFIGGINYSADHLGDFGPMAKQDYAVEVTGPVVAQVHAVSRRLLSPVLEPPSEVRPVTAPTGDITAVLVERDNGQRSTAIEAYYLEALRSARKRVVVANAYFFPGYRLLRELRNAARRGVEVTLILQGQPDMRWVRALSRLLYNYLLRDGVRIHEYCERPLHGKVALVDDEWATVGSSNLDPLSLAFNLEANLFIRDRRFTERLHQHLTSLASQQCKPVTLERMVRGYWWRAPLIFLCFHVIRQFPRIAGWLPAHRKRLKSLQPEVETQGNLHEGNT
- a CDS encoding phosphotransferase system, HPr-related protein; the encoded protein is MSTPDDPKPYTPTEIDDTEDRMGSVHELDFSDRLDDREGRAGDERPPQEVAHEFPARRVAESGMTGGETLGDSLHEDNVSYDDLSPDTLFDESGARDPHEPGHGGPADKSLRHVDADEIGGGIGLDEAELARSAPLDGEPWTDDVIDQDEEGKP
- a CDS encoding low affinity iron permease family protein, translating into MKFDRFAQWLANWTGRPLSFAIALLLIMGWALTGPLFDYNDTWQLVINTSTTIVTFLMVFLIQNTQNRDNDELHIKIDELLRTTRRAHKALLDLEDMDPAELHALRKQYQRMGEREESRERRPDPPAD
- a CDS encoding endonuclease/exonuclease/phosphatase family protein → MNKTLPTPRCIIDKITAVHRLNVLTLNVHKGFTFFNRRFILPELREAVRATGADLVFLQEVHGSHQQHAVRHPAWPDTPQYEFLADSMWPQFAYGRNAVYPHGDHGNALLSKFPITRFDNLDVSVHGNEQRGLLHCQLEVPGHEQVHAVCVHLGLREAHRQSQVKLLLELLDRLPAHEPVIIAGDFNDWRLKADAVLSERLVEAFGERFGTPARSFPARMPLLRLDRIYLRNAMPGKAQVLSSYPWSHLSDHAPLAAEISL
- a CDS encoding ATP-dependent Clp protease proteolytic subunit; this translates as MPRHIIHFTGPINSSTCGNLISTCAKALQQGAELLQLNIATMGGECSYGFTLYNFLRGLPIPLHTHNLGTVESMGNILFLAGERRTACAHSKFLFHPFHWTLHGSVDHSRMAEYAMSLDYDLRLYAQIVAERTEGGSEVLDVPRYLMAYPRILGPREALESGMIHAIDELPIEADACQWSVHA
- a CDS encoding DUF72 domain-containing protein, with protein sequence MSEVRIGISGWRYGPWRKDFYPKGLPQDDELAFASRAVNTIEINGSFYSLQTPERYRSWAQATPDDFVFAVKAPRYITHIRRLKNIEQPMANFFASGPLLLGDKLGPFLWQFPPNMKFDEALFQAFLELLPRDRAAARRCAEGCAERLQGNGGAAIEGNQRLRHAVEIRHESFLCEAFVKLLRKHQVALVVADSAGKWPYVEDVTADFVYMRLHGDVELYSSGYTSRALRRWKERIQFWSEGGQASDAELIVPGPPPDAAARDVYCYFDNDQKVHAPYDARRLLEKLHLDHHLMTEPGVEPEVDL
- a CDS encoding metallothionein, with product MNELRCACQECTCTVDAAPLDGKAYCCEACATGHRNGEPCRMPGCNCAQVAQPKESSVDNALDETFPASDPISP
- a CDS encoding lysylphosphatidylglycerol synthase domain-containing protein gives rise to the protein MERKRWHTWAKRLFTLLFLVLIPVLLFTLARNLDWNEVRQSLLAYKPGSLAIGLAMALCSFLIFASYDLLARTYTGHSLPARQVLPVAFVCYAFNLNFTTWVGGVALRYRLYSRLGLDTPTITRILTLGLLTNWMGYMLLAGGVFALRLVELPSSWPVGTGGLQLIGFVLLAITVAYLLACGLAKKRTWQWRDHELTLPSLRLASCQVALGASNWAVMALLIDWLLPDQAFYPAVLGVLLISCVAGVVAHIPAGLGVLETVFLGLLHGQFGQGSLVAALLAYRTLYYLIPLVLAVMTYLVLEKRAKAMRRREKTA
- a CDS encoding NUDIX domain-containing protein — its product is MKPLKARATVICRHAKHAHKWLWVRKPKAAWTLPGGKVEPGETPLQAAERELLEETGLQAQSLILLMRHETPERVHYVFEAEFADAPHPTAQCEIADCCFAHIDQVPVLKDDIKLLIRSLLACDQAIAASIR